Proteins co-encoded in one Sulfuricystis thermophila genomic window:
- the cobT gene encoding nicotinate-nucleotide--dimethylbenzimidazole phosphoribosyltransferase, which yields MMQFQVEPASRGLDTALRQAIDNKTKPLGSLGRIEALALQLGRIQQTLLPTLRRPHIVVCAGDHGAAKAGISAYPQEVTWQMVENFLAGGAAINVFARANGLELIIVDCGVAHDFGERPGLIDAKVSAIGTASYLDGAAMTMAQCETALANGARIVAQLDEAGCNVVGFGEMGIGNTASASLISHCLTGAPLADCVGRGTGLDDAGLARKRQLLQQALDVWLQRSDEPLAVLARYGGFEIATMAGGMLEAARRKMLVLVDGFISGAAALIAAKLAPAFLDYAVFSHLSQERGHQVQLAHLGARPLIDLDLRLGEGTGAALAWPLVKSASAMLGEMASFAEAGVAERL from the coding sequence ATGATGCAATTCCAGGTGGAACCGGCGAGCCGTGGGCTCGATACCGCTTTGCGGCAAGCGATCGACAACAAGACCAAGCCCCTGGGCAGCCTCGGCCGCATCGAGGCGCTCGCCTTGCAGCTCGGCCGCATCCAGCAGACACTCCTACCTACGCTGCGCCGTCCGCACATCGTCGTCTGCGCCGGCGATCATGGCGCGGCAAAAGCCGGCATCTCGGCCTATCCGCAGGAGGTGACCTGGCAGATGGTCGAGAATTTCTTGGCCGGCGGCGCGGCGATCAACGTCTTCGCGCGCGCCAATGGCCTGGAGCTCATCATCGTCGATTGCGGCGTCGCCCACGACTTTGGCGAGCGGCCCGGGCTGATCGACGCGAAAGTCTCAGCGATCGGCACGGCCTCGTATCTCGATGGCGCGGCGATGACGATGGCGCAATGCGAAACGGCGCTCGCCAACGGGGCGCGGATCGTCGCGCAGCTCGATGAGGCCGGCTGCAACGTCGTCGGCTTCGGCGAGATGGGGATTGGCAACACCGCCTCGGCCTCGCTCATCAGCCATTGCCTGACCGGCGCGCCGCTGGCCGACTGCGTCGGTCGCGGCACCGGGCTCGATGATGCGGGGCTGGCCAGAAAGCGGCAATTGCTCCAGCAGGCGCTCGATGTCTGGCTGCAGCGCAGCGACGAGCCGCTCGCGGTGCTGGCGCGCTACGGCGGCTTCGAGATCGCGACGATGGCCGGCGGCATGCTGGAAGCCGCGCGCCGCAAGATGCTGGTGCTGGTCGATGGCTTCATCTCCGGCGCGGCGGCGCTCATCGCCGCAAAGCTTGCGCCGGCCTTCCTCGACTATGCGGTGTTCTCGCATCTGTCGCAGGAACGAGGCCATCAGGTGCAGCTGGCGCACCTCGGCGCGCGGCCGCTCATCGACCTCGATCTGCGGCTTGGCGAAGGCACCGGCGCGGCGCTCGCCTGGCCGCTGGTCA
- the cobU gene encoding bifunctional adenosylcobinamide kinase/adenosylcobinamide-phosphate guanylyltransferase: MIELILGGARSGKSSYAETQAAASGLAVVYVATGEARDAEMSERIAHHRARRPAAWRTIEEPLALAAALAREASPQRCLIVDCLTLWLSNVLLSAREEELERLLAELPRLPGRILLVSNEVGWGIVPENALARRFRDEQGRLNQTIAQLADRVTLIAAGLPLQLK; this comes from the coding sequence ATGATCGAACTGATCCTCGGCGGCGCCCGTTCGGGCAAGAGCAGCTACGCTGAAACACAGGCAGCGGCCTCCGGCCTGGCCGTCGTCTATGTCGCCACCGGCGAGGCGCGTGATGCCGAAATGAGCGAACGCATCGCCCACCATCGAGCGCGCCGCCCCGCCGCCTGGCGCACCATCGAGGAGCCCTTGGCGTTGGCTGCCGCGCTCGCGCGCGAGGCTTCACCACAGCGCTGTCTCATCGTCGATTGTTTGACGCTGTGGCTCTCCAACGTGCTGCTTTCCGCGCGGGAAGAGGAACTCGAGCGGCTGCTCGCCGAGTTGCCGCGACTTCCGGGACGGATCCTCCTCGTTTCCAACGAAGTGGGCTGGGGCATCGTGCCGGAAAACGCGCTGGCGCGGCGCTTTCGCGACGAACAGGGGCGGCTCAACCAGACAATCGCCCAGCTCGCCGACCGCGTCACCCTCATCGCCGCGGGATTGCCGCTGCAGCTCAAATAA
- the cydX gene encoding cytochrome bd-I oxidase subunit CydX — translation MWYFAWILGLAMAVLLAVVNALWHEAQETNGAQ, via the coding sequence ATGTGGTATTTCGCTTGGATCCTGGGCCTAGCCATGGCCGTTTTGCTCGCCGTCGTCAATGCGCTCTGGCATGAGGCGCAGGAGACGAACGGCGCGCAATGA
- the cydB gene encoding cytochrome d ubiquinol oxidase subunit II produces the protein MFDYAMLKLIWWLLVGILLIGFAVMDGHDMGVGTLLPFLGKNDAERRIMINSVAPHWDGNQVWFITGGGAIFAAWPVVYATAFSGLYWALLLVLFALFFRPTGFDYRSKIADSRWRTAWDWGLFAGSAIPALVFGVAFGNLLQGVPFHFDDSLRSYYTGSFWALVLNPFALLCGIVSLMLLVLQGATFLAHRTDGELQRRSVKAVTVAGVVVAAGFALAGVFVAMMPGYVVKSALDPNAVLNPLMKEVAIEKGAWLANFRQWPLLWLAPLLGIGGALLAVWLVRAGKTLLSFVASSVACAGVIFTTGAAMFPFVMPSSSQPNHSLTAWDVTSSAYTLNVMFWVALIFTPLVLAYTGWGYRVMRGKLDEQYIAANDKMLY, from the coding sequence ATGTTCGATTACGCGATGCTGAAATTGATCTGGTGGCTGCTGGTGGGCATTTTGCTCATTGGCTTCGCGGTCATGGACGGTCACGACATGGGGGTGGGCACGCTGCTGCCCTTTCTGGGCAAGAACGATGCCGAGCGACGCATCATGATCAATAGCGTGGCGCCGCACTGGGATGGCAACCAGGTGTGGTTCATCACCGGCGGTGGGGCGATTTTCGCCGCCTGGCCGGTGGTGTATGCCACGGCTTTCTCGGGTCTTTACTGGGCGCTATTGTTGGTGCTCTTTGCGCTGTTCTTCCGCCCGACCGGCTTCGATTACCGCTCCAAGATCGCTGATTCCCGCTGGCGCACCGCCTGGGATTGGGGCTTGTTCGCCGGTAGCGCGATTCCGGCGCTGGTCTTTGGCGTGGCTTTCGGCAATCTGCTGCAAGGCGTGCCATTTCACTTCGACGACAGCCTGCGTTCCTACTACACCGGCTCGTTCTGGGCGCTCGTACTCAACCCGTTTGCGCTTTTGTGCGGCATCGTCAGCCTGATGCTGCTCGTGCTGCAAGGCGCAACCTTTCTGGCCCACCGCACCGACGGGGAGCTGCAGCGGCGCAGCGTGAAGGCGGTGACCGTCGCGGGTGTCGTCGTTGCGGCGGGTTTTGCACTGGCCGGCGTCTTCGTGGCGATGATGCCGGGATACGTGGTGAAGAGCGCGCTCGATCCCAATGCCGTCCTCAACCCGCTGATGAAGGAGGTCGCGATCGAAAAAGGCGCTTGGCTTGCCAACTTCAGGCAGTGGCCGCTGCTGTGGCTGGCTCCTCTCTTAGGCATTGGCGGAGCGCTTCTCGCCGTTTGGCTGGTGCGCGCCGGCAAGACGCTCCTCTCATTCGTTGCCTCCTCCGTTGCCTGCGCCGGGGTGATCTTCACCACCGGTGCGGCGATGTTCCCCTTCGTGATGCCCTCGAGCAGCCAGCCCAACCACAGCCTGACCGCCTGGGACGTGACTTCGAGCGCCTACACGCTCAACGTGATGTTCTGGGTGGCGTTGATCTTCACGCCGCTCGTGCTCGCCTATACCGGCTGGGGCTATCGGGTGATGCGCGGCAAGCTGGATGAGCAATACATCGCCGCCAACGACAAAATGCTTTATTGA
- a CDS encoding cytochrome ubiquinol oxidase subunit I, translated as MIDPTAVDLARLQFAATAMYHFLFVPLTLGLSWLLVIMESAYVLSGKEIWRDMTKFWGKLYGINFALGVSTGLTMEFQFGTNWAYYSHYVGDIFGAPLAIEGLAAFFLESTMVGLFFFGWQRLSKVGHLMVTMLMALGTNLSAVLILIANGWMQEPVGAAFNPVTMRMELNDFWAIVFNPAAQAKFVHTVSAGYVTGAVFVLAISSWYLLKGRHIEFAKRSFRVAAAFGLAGAASVIVLGDESGYAVSEAQKSKLAALEAMWETEPAPAGFNVIAGIDEEKQTNSWAIRIPYVLGLLATRSTSETIPGIREIREHNKARIESGIQALVALEALRKNPQDGVMREQFQRHQADLGYGLLLKKYTEDMGQVTPEMIAQAAHDSVPKVAPLFWTFRFMVLAALLMLALFVTAIWHAAKGTFTDKPWLLKWALYTLPLPWLAAHAGWFVAEYGRQPWTVHGLLPTHLSASTLTSANLWGSLAGFLGFYTLLLIAELYLMIKYAKLGPYASLGKPETVSVSAATA; from the coding sequence ATGATCGATCCCACCGCCGTTGACCTCGCGCGGTTGCAATTCGCTGCCACTGCGATGTACCACTTCCTGTTCGTGCCCCTCACCCTGGGCCTCTCCTGGCTGTTGGTGATCATGGAGTCTGCCTATGTGCTTTCCGGCAAGGAAATCTGGCGCGACATGACGAAGTTCTGGGGCAAGCTCTACGGCATCAACTTTGCGCTGGGGGTGTCCACGGGGCTGACGATGGAATTTCAGTTCGGCACCAACTGGGCCTATTACTCGCACTACGTCGGCGACATCTTCGGCGCGCCGCTGGCGATCGAGGGTTTGGCCGCCTTCTTCCTCGAATCGACCATGGTCGGCCTCTTCTTCTTCGGCTGGCAGCGGCTCTCAAAGGTCGGCCATCTCATGGTCACGATGTTGATGGCGCTCGGCACCAATCTGTCGGCCGTGCTGATCCTGATCGCCAATGGCTGGATGCAAGAGCCGGTGGGCGCCGCCTTCAATCCGGTGACGATGCGCATGGAGCTCAACGATTTCTGGGCGATCGTCTTCAACCCGGCCGCCCAGGCGAAGTTCGTCCATACCGTCTCGGCCGGTTATGTCACCGGCGCGGTATTCGTGCTGGCGATTTCCTCATGGTATCTGCTCAAAGGGCGGCACATCGAGTTTGCCAAACGGTCGTTCCGGGTGGCGGCCGCCTTTGGTCTCGCTGGCGCGGCTTCGGTGATCGTGCTTGGTGACGAATCTGGCTATGCCGTTTCCGAGGCGCAAAAGTCCAAGCTCGCCGCCCTCGAGGCCATGTGGGAGACGGAACCGGCGCCAGCGGGTTTCAACGTGATCGCCGGCATCGATGAGGAAAAGCAAACCAACAGTTGGGCGATCCGCATTCCCTATGTGCTGGGCCTCCTTGCCACGCGTTCGACCAGTGAGACCATCCCGGGCATCCGGGAGATTCGCGAGCACAACAAGGCGCGCATCGAGTCGGGCATCCAAGCGCTCGTCGCGCTCGAGGCGTTGCGCAAGAATCCGCAGGATGGGGTCATGCGCGAGCAATTCCAACGGCATCAGGCCGACCTCGGCTATGGTCTGCTGCTGAAGAAATACACCGAGGACATGGGCCAAGTCACGCCGGAAATGATCGCCCAGGCGGCGCACGATTCGGTGCCGAAGGTGGCGCCGCTCTTTTGGACTTTCCGCTTCATGGTGCTGGCCGCCTTGCTGATGCTGGCTCTCTTCGTTACCGCCATCTGGCATGCCGCCAAAGGCACTTTCACCGACAAACCCTGGCTGCTCAAGTGGGCTCTCTACACGCTGCCGTTGCCCTGGCTGGCGGCACATGCCGGCTGGTTCGTCGCCGAATATGGTCGGCAGCCGTGGACGGTGCATGGCCTGTTACCGACCCACCTTTCCGCCTCGACGCTGACCTCCGCCAACCTTTGGGGCTCGCTGGCCGGATTCCTCGGCTTTTACACCTTGCTGCTCATTGCCGAGCTCTACCTGATGATCAAGTACGCGAAGCTGGGTCCTTATGCCTCACTCGGCAAGCCGGAAACCGTGTCGGTTTCCGCTGCAACCGCCTGA
- the cydP gene encoding cytochrome oxidase putative small subunit CydP, with translation MTMKPLFSSPLARHIIAALLIKAIALVGLWSAFVLPQKKKIDGDGMAQRLVTSPISQSSKEDSNDDRSHRR, from the coding sequence ATGACGATGAAGCCGCTTTTTTCCTCTCCCTTGGCCCGCCACATCATTGCCGCCCTGCTGATCAAGGCAATCGCACTCGTCGGCCTATGGAGCGCCTTCGTTCTCCCGCAGAAAAAGAAGATCGACGGTGATGGCATGGCGCAACGCCTCGTCACCTCCCCCATTTCCCAATCAAGCAAGGAGGATAGCAACGATGATCGATCCCACCGCCGTTGA
- a CDS encoding response regulator transcription factor, which yields MRLTGSTATICRAASAAKLITIIVMFDKTEPGAGKHPLTQRAHRGHDAARGILIVDDNQDFCGVMARALRRRGLCVHVAHDEASALSTVQEEPAIDRVVLDLNLGRPISGLHLLTRLRAANPHMRIVLLTAYASLATATEAIRCGAVHYLAKPASVDEVLAAFSREDADATVPVAKDVLSCPQLEWERLCWALVRHDGNISATARFLGLERRSLQRKLKKHARR from the coding sequence ATGCGGCTGACCGGGTCCACAGCGACGATTTGTCGCGCAGCTTCGGCGGCAAAATTGATTACGATCATTGTCATGTTTGACAAAACCGAACCCGGCGCGGGAAAACATCCGCTCACGCAAAGAGCGCACAGAGGGCACGATGCCGCTCGTGGGATTCTCATCGTCGATGACAACCAGGACTTTTGCGGCGTCATGGCGCGGGCCTTGCGTCGTCGTGGCCTCTGCGTACACGTCGCGCATGACGAAGCCAGCGCCCTGTCAACGGTGCAGGAGGAACCTGCGATCGATCGTGTCGTGCTCGATCTGAATCTCGGTCGGCCGATCTCTGGCCTGCATCTTCTGACGCGATTGCGCGCGGCCAATCCGCACATGCGCATCGTATTGCTCACCGCCTATGCCAGCCTCGCGACGGCGACCGAGGCGATTCGCTGCGGTGCGGTGCATTATCTGGCCAAGCCGGCCTCGGTCGATGAAGTGCTCGCCGCATTTTCCAGAGAGGACGCGGACGCAACGGTTCCGGTGGCAAAGGATGTGTTGAGCTGTCCCCAGCTCGAATGGGAAAGACTTTGCTGGGCGCTCGTTCGTCACGACGGCAATATCTCCGCCACCGCCCGTTTCCTGGGGCTCGAGCGGCGCAGCCTGCAGCGCAAACTCAAAAAGCACGCCCGCCGCTGA